A section of the Clostridium felsineum DSM 794 genome encodes:
- a CDS encoding alpha-L-rhamnosidase, whose product MKITNLKTNHIENPIGFDLGKPSFSFIVTETTAKKQIAARIEVSKDDEFNSVIFDSGKSKEIDSLAFQPSIDLEPRTRYYWRVTVWADSGEISTSEVAYFETAKIDESWKGSWITPNLDSDIHPVLIKKFNIEKTIKSARFYVCGLGFYEININDKKCGDEYLSPNLNAYDKWLQYQTYDITNELNLGKNEVEILLGAGMYKGRFGLDRKENIYGDKFALLCEIVINFEDGESLIIKSDESWKVRKSKILASGIYDGEVYDDTFIDSTDYGVNKIALGFDRLKARLSLPVKIKEKLKPVEIIKTPKGETVLDLGQNMVGWLEFKVRAEKGTEINLQYGEILQEGNFYRDNLQSAKAEFKYISDGTEKLVRPHFTYYGFRYVKVSGFEEEINKDDFTGCVIYSDMETTGHIETSNELINRFFLNVLWGQKGNFLDVPTDCPQRDERLGWTGDAQVFSGTASFNMDTFAFFNKYVYDIAREQENRNGLVPNIVPVAGTNVSCSSGWSDVATIIPWTIYVQYGDKKILEQQFESMKAWVDYIKREDDNSFSTRLWTTGFQLGDWLALDGENPESFAGGTEESFIASAYYYYSANIVAKAAKVLKKEDIFKEYKALADEIKGAIKEEYFTGTGRLALKNQTAYILAIYMDLVPEGKKDRVVKDLRERFKLDKNYLKTGFIGTPYICRALSKSGCNDLAYKILLNKDYPSWLYAVTMGATTVWERWNSVLPDGKISGTHMNSLNHYAYGSVVEWMYRYMAGINPIEDKPGFRYVKLEPKPHCSFKYVNMSYKSPVGIYESKWEIDNEGKLKFYFNIPFNAEAKVILPDARFDKVMVNGQKLINGAQKGDNIVVELNSGTYEFCYEPTISYIKYYNIDFSLEELIKNEETKKILEETLPIMLPQGMIEKVGDKSIRELSNMPFFPVSSELLEKLDEKLEKIKVVFE is encoded by the coding sequence ATGAAAATAACTAATTTAAAAACAAATCATATAGAAAATCCAATAGGTTTTGATTTAGGAAAGCCTAGCTTTTCTTTTATAGTGACGGAAACAACTGCAAAAAAACAGATTGCAGCCAGAATAGAAGTATCGAAAGATGATGAGTTTAATAGTGTGATTTTTGATTCTGGAAAAAGTAAAGAAATAGACAGTCTGGCTTTTCAGCCTTCAATAGATTTAGAACCAAGAACTAGATATTATTGGAGAGTAACAGTATGGGCTGACAGTGGAGAAATTTCAACTAGTGAAGTTGCCTATTTCGAAACAGCAAAAATAGATGAGTCATGGAAAGGAAGCTGGATAACACCCAACTTAGATAGTGATATACATCCAGTGTTAATAAAGAAATTTAATATTGAAAAGACTATAAAATCTGCACGTTTCTATGTTTGTGGTTTAGGTTTTTATGAAATTAACATTAACGATAAAAAATGTGGAGATGAATATCTTTCACCAAATTTAAATGCTTATGATAAATGGCTTCAGTATCAAACCTATGATATTACAAATGAATTAAATTTAGGGAAGAATGAAGTGGAAATTTTACTTGGAGCTGGAATGTATAAGGGACGTTTTGGTCTTGACAGAAAAGAAAACATATATGGAGATAAATTTGCACTTTTATGTGAAATAGTAATCAATTTTGAAGACGGTGAAAGTCTTATAATAAAATCAGATGAAAGCTGGAAAGTTAGAAAGAGCAAAATTTTAGCTAGTGGCATTTATGATGGAGAGGTTTATGATGATACTTTTATTGATTCAACAGATTATGGTGTTAACAAAATAGCTTTAGGCTTTGATAGATTAAAAGCAAGATTAAGTCTTCCAGTAAAAATAAAAGAAAAATTAAAGCCGGTAGAAATAATAAAAACTCCAAAGGGTGAAACAGTTCTTGATTTAGGCCAAAATATGGTTGGGTGGCTTGAGTTCAAAGTAAGAGCTGAGAAGGGTACAGAAATAAATCTTCAGTACGGTGAAATTCTTCAAGAAGGCAATTTCTATAGAGACAATCTTCAAAGTGCTAAAGCAGAGTTTAAATACATTTCTGATGGTACAGAAAAGCTTGTCAGGCCACATTTTACATATTATGGATTTAGGTATGTAAAAGTAAGTGGATTTGAGGAAGAAATAAATAAGGATGATTTTACAGGATGCGTAATATATTCTGACATGGAGACAACAGGACATATAGAAACTAGTAATGAATTAATTAATAGATTCTTTTTAAATGTTCTATGGGGACAAAAAGGAAATTTCTTAGATGTTCCAACAGATTGTCCTCAAAGGGATGAACGTTTAGGCTGGACTGGAGATGCACAGGTTTTCTCAGGGACTGCCAGCTTTAATATGGATACTTTTGCTTTCTTTAATAAATATGTTTATGATATAGCGCGTGAGCAGGAAAATAGAAATGGATTAGTGCCTAATATTGTACCAGTAGCAGGAACAAATGTTAGTTGTTCAAGTGGATGGTCAGATGTAGCTACAATAATACCTTGGACAATTTATGTTCAGTATGGTGATAAAAAGATTTTAGAGCAGCAATTTGAAAGTATGAAGGCTTGGGTAGACTATATTAAAAGAGAAGATGATAACTCTTTTAGCACAAGGCTTTGGACAACTGGTTTTCAATTAGGAGATTGGCTTGCCTTAGATGGAGAAAACCCTGAAAGCTTTGCAGGGGGAACGGAAGAAAGCTTTATAGCTTCAGCATATTATTACTATTCAGCAAATATTGTTGCGAAGGCCGCAAAGGTATTGAAAAAAGAAGATATATTTAAAGAATATAAAGCATTAGCAGATGAAATAAAAGGGGCTATAAAAGAAGAATATTTTACAGGCACAGGACGATTGGCGCTTAAAAATCAAACCGCATATATACTAGCTATTTATATGGATTTAGTACCAGAGGGCAAAAAGGATAGAGTAGTAAAAGATTTACGTGAAAGATTCAAACTAGATAAAAATTATTTAAAAACAGGGTTTATTGGAACACCGTATATTTGCAGAGCATTATCAAAAAGTGGATGTAATGATCTTGCATATAAAATTTTACTTAATAAGGATTACCCTAGCTGGTTATATGCAGTTACAATGGGAGCTACAACTGTGTGGGAACGTTGGAATTCAGTACTTCCTGACGGAAAAATAAGCGGTACACATATGAATTCCTTAAACCACTATGCTTATGGTTCTGTTGTGGAATGGATGTATAGATATATGGCAGGAATAAATCCTATAGAAGATAAGCCTGGATTTAGATATGTTAAATTAGAACCTAAGCCACATTGCAGCTTTAAGTATGTAAATATGAGTTATAAGTCTCCGGTTGGTATATATGAAAGTAAATGGGAAATAGATAATGAGGGAAAATTAAAATTTTATTTTAATATTCCATTTAATGCAGAAGCTAAAGTTATATTACCAGATGCAAGGTTTGATAAAGTTATGGTTAATGGACAAAAATTAATAAATGGAGCTCAAAAAGGAGATAATATTGTAGTTGAGCTTAATAGTGGCACTTATGAATTTTGTTATGAACCGACTATAAGTTATATAAAGTATTACAATATTGATTTTAGCTTAGAGGAACTTATAAAGAATGAAGAAACTAAAAAAATATTAGAAGAAACACTGCCTATAATGCTTCCACAGGGAATGATAGAAAAGGTTGGGGATAAGTCTATAAGAGAACTCTCAAATATGCCGTTTTTCCCTGTATCAAGTGAATTATTGGAAAAATTAGATGAAAAATTAGAAAAAATAAAAGTAGTTTTTGAATAA
- a CDS encoding MFS transporter, with amino-acid sequence MESRVFEKTQFGRLLLGAVLGLGTSIAPLVLLGFGLAQFNIIRLVGNASATAVYGMVGGISGVAIVIMSPLGGVIADKTKVRFGRRRFWMVAGSIGGASSMLTFTYAPNVPVLVVGYILANFFYGLVTLSCYAVVPEQVDPEKFGRVSGLFGAAAPACVMIGQAVLGVFAAVPVQQKLLAILIIQVVGGISAALLIKDKQYTGNREEKNKGRLFDNFYPSIKKYPEFTWALLTKLFINVTNAGLSMLTLFYITRFHLGEADIFKVMAYQSPSIMLMVVSGIFGGFISDKIKKQKPFVMLAALITGICMIAFAFSGSVSWVIMGNFAFNFGFGMYTAVDNAMVNRILPSKEDAGKHIAIMNTTVNLSSAFVTFLAPMLITLGVKTLGGDGYTLFFLVLAVFSVLSALVVMPIPEVAKDNK; translated from the coding sequence ATGGAAAGTAGAGTATTTGAAAAAACGCAATTTGGAAGATTGTTATTGGGAGCGGTTTTAGGACTAGGAACGTCAATAGCACCATTAGTATTACTAGGCTTCGGGCTTGCACAGTTTAATATTATAAGACTTGTGGGAAATGCTAGTGCTACAGCGGTATACGGTATGGTAGGTGGAATTAGCGGAGTAGCAATAGTAATAATGAGTCCCTTAGGTGGAGTTATTGCAGATAAAACAAAAGTTAGGTTTGGAAGAAGAAGATTTTGGATGGTGGCAGGAAGCATAGGTGGAGCCTCATCCATGCTTACATTTACCTATGCACCAAATGTACCAGTACTTGTTGTAGGTTACATTTTAGCTAACTTCTTTTACGGTTTAGTAACACTATCCTGTTATGCAGTAGTTCCAGAGCAAGTAGATCCAGAAAAATTTGGAAGAGTATCAGGCTTATTTGGAGCAGCAGCGCCAGCTTGTGTAATGATAGGTCAGGCTGTACTTGGGGTATTTGCCGCAGTACCTGTTCAGCAAAAGCTTTTAGCTATTTTAATAATACAAGTAGTTGGGGGAATATCAGCAGCACTTTTAATAAAAGATAAACAGTATACGGGAAATAGGGAAGAAAAAAATAAAGGAAGATTATTTGATAATTTCTATCCAAGTATAAAAAAATATCCTGAATTTACATGGGCACTGTTAACAAAGTTATTTATAAATGTTACAAATGCAGGATTAAGCATGTTAACACTTTTCTACATAACAAGATTTCATTTAGGAGAAGCAGATATATTTAAGGTTATGGCATATCAATCACCATCAATAATGTTAATGGTTGTGTCAGGAATATTTGGAGGATTTATATCAGATAAAATAAAGAAACAAAAACCCTTTGTAATGTTAGCAGCCTTAATAACAGGAATATGTATGATTGCCTTTGCATTCTCAGGAAGCGTAAGTTGGGTAATAATGGGGAACTTTGCCTTTAACTTTGGCTTTGGAATGTATACAGCAGTAGATAATGCAATGGTAAACAGAATATTACCATCAAAAGAGGATGCAGGAAAGCATATAGCCATAATGAATACAACAGTAAATTTATCCTCAGCCTTTGTTACTTTTTTAGCACCAATGTTAATAACATTAGGGGTAAAAACTCTAGGTGGAGACGGATATACATTATTTTTCTTAGTACTTGCAGTATTTTCAGTATTATCAGCATTAGTTGTAATGCCTATTCCTGAAGTAGCAAAAGATAATAAATAA
- a CDS encoding family 1 glycosylhydrolase produces MLDIFQYPEIKFPKEFLWGATTAGVQIEGNNSSYHDSEELAPKFAFGGMPYEFPKKACNSYELYEEDIKLLKSMNLNLYRMSIEWCRIEPEKGTFNEKELKHYLTILERLKEEGIKVCLTLHHVSHPVWFHKKGAFGTLDNMKDWEEYLEYVVPKVAEYVDFWIVLNELNLPFEYSLTERLNMVQYHGRGYHIIKKYSSKPVSSAHSYSEKQPKRGYNDKLDKLMADYIDYTENEFFFHAIRTGEITAPFVDAKYVPEVKGTCDYWALNTYIRQMMDGRRENFRSDSYTATHFKAIETPFYTEEICPDIMIQMLMRMKDKPVLITENGIAANDDRYRVVYISAMLQALNEAIRMGADVIGYSHWSLLDNWEWGSYNPNFGLATVDRRTFERTLKNSGKFYGEIAKNNGYNQEILRKYLKELPSIINFKNI; encoded by the coding sequence TTGTTAGATATATTTCAATATCCAGAGATAAAATTCCCAAAAGAATTCTTATGGGGAGCCACAACCGCTGGAGTTCAAATAGAAGGAAATAACTCTTCATATCATGATAGTGAAGAATTAGCACCTAAATTTGCCTTTGGAGGTATGCCCTATGAGTTTCCTAAGAAAGCCTGCAATAGCTATGAACTTTATGAAGAAGACATCAAGTTATTAAAGAGTATGAATCTAAATTTATATCGTATGTCTATAGAATGGTGCAGAATAGAACCCGAAAAAGGAACTTTTAATGAGAAAGAGTTAAAACACTATTTAACTATATTAGAGAGGCTTAAGGAAGAGGGCATTAAAGTATGCTTAACACTTCACCATGTATCTCATCCAGTATGGTTTCATAAAAAGGGCGCTTTTGGTACCTTAGATAATATGAAGGATTGGGAAGAATACTTAGAGTATGTAGTACCAAAGGTAGCAGAATATGTGGATTTTTGGATTGTTTTAAATGAATTAAACCTTCCTTTTGAATATTCACTTACCGAAAGACTTAATATGGTGCAATATCATGGAAGAGGATATCATATTATTAAAAAATATTCTTCTAAACCTGTTAGCTCAGCACATTCTTACTCTGAAAAGCAGCCTAAACGTGGATATAACGATAAATTAGATAAGCTTATGGCAGATTATATTGATTATACTGAAAACGAATTCTTTTTCCATGCCATACGCACAGGAGAAATAACGGCACCTTTTGTGGATGCAAAATATGTACCAGAGGTAAAAGGAACTTGTGATTATTGGGCACTTAATACATATATCAGACAGATGATGGACGGAAGACGAGAAAACTTTAGAAGTGATAGTTATACAGCGACACATTTTAAGGCTATTGAAACTCCGTTCTATACAGAAGAGATTTGTCCAGATATTATGATACAAATGCTGATGAGAATGAAAGATAAGCCAGTATTAATTACTGAAAATGGAATTGCAGCAAATGATGATAGATATAGGGTTGTGTATATATCTGCGATGCTTCAAGCACTTAATGAAGCTATAAGAATGGGAGCAGATGTAATAGGTTACTCACATTGGTCCTTATTAGATAACTGGGAATGGGGAAGTTACAATCCAAACTTTGGTTTAGCTACGGTAGATAGAAGAACATTTGAAAGAACACTTAAAAATAGTGGTAAGTTTTATGGTGAAATAGCTAAAAATAATGGATATAATCAAGAAATATTAAGAAAATACCTAAAAGAATTACCTTCAATTATAAATTTTAAAAATATATAA
- a CDS encoding glycoside hydrolase family 43 protein → MFTDVLDNKNFKNPILPGFYPDPSICRVGEIYYMVNSSFAFFPGIPIFQSADLVNWEQIGHVLDRESQLKLDGAYYSGGIFAPTIRYHEGVFYVITTNVDNRGNFIVTANDPKGPWSEPYFIENAPGIDPSLFFDEDGKVYYTGCRETENPRFFGDSEIWLQEIDLDKMQLKGESSTIWRGALKDVKCPEGPHIYKINGMYYLVISEGGTEQYHAITVARSKNISGPYEGNPGNPILTHRHLGKDYPISNTGHADLVKTQNGDWYMVLLGSRPYGGYYKNLGRETFLVPVVWEDGWPIVSPGTGKVEFEYPFPNLPRSDKGQEEIRDDFDKEVLDYKWNSLRTPKEKFWSLKERPGFLRLKLKPMRILDVVETKGDNNYKKYAEESPSFLARRQQHINFEVLTKMEFTPENDKETAGIALIQNNNHQFRLEYSMENGHKVVRLVSCKRECKENYVIDYEGKNIECTINSKVFEADVLYLKVTAIGQEYNFYYGSSLDEMKLLAENVDGRILSWELAGGFIGTCIGLFASSNGEASCNHADFDWFDYEGK, encoded by the coding sequence ATGTTTACAGACGTATTGGATAATAAGAATTTTAAAAATCCTATTCTACCAGGGTTTTATCCTGATCCATCAATATGCAGGGTAGGGGAAATTTATTATATGGTTAATTCTAGTTTTGCTTTTTTCCCTGGAATACCTATATTTCAAAGCGCAGATCTTGTTAATTGGGAACAAATTGGACATGTATTAGACAGGGAATCTCAGCTTAAATTAGATGGCGCATACTATTCTGGTGGAATATTTGCTCCTACTATAAGGTATCATGAGGGTGTATTTTATGTTATAACTACTAATGTTGATAATAGAGGAAATTTTATTGTAACTGCAAATGATCCTAAAGGTCCATGGTCAGAGCCATACTTTATTGAAAATGCACCTGGTATTGATCCATCATTATTCTTTGATGAGGATGGAAAAGTCTATTATACAGGATGTAGAGAAACTGAAAACCCAAGATTTTTTGGAGATTCAGAAATTTGGCTTCAAGAAATTGATTTAGATAAAATGCAGCTTAAAGGGGAAAGCAGCACTATCTGGAGAGGAGCTTTAAAGGATGTAAAATGTCCAGAAGGACCTCATATATATAAAATTAATGGAATGTACTATTTAGTTATTTCAGAAGGTGGAACAGAGCAGTACCACGCAATTACTGTTGCTAGAAGTAAAAATATATCTGGACCTTATGAAGGAAATCCAGGTAATCCAATCTTAACCCACCGACATCTTGGAAAAGACTATCCTATTTCAAATACAGGACATGCTGATTTGGTTAAAACTCAAAATGGTGATTGGTACATGGTTCTTTTAGGATCTAGACCTTATGGTGGATACTATAAGAATCTTGGTCGTGAAACCTTTTTAGTACCAGTGGTTTGGGAGGATGGATGGCCTATAGTGAGCCCTGGAACAGGAAAAGTGGAATTTGAATATCCATTTCCAAACTTACCAAGATCAGATAAAGGGCAAGAGGAAATTCGTGATGATTTCGATAAAGAGGTTTTAGATTATAAATGGAATAGTCTCCGTACACCTAAAGAAAAATTTTGGAGTTTGAAAGAGAGGCCAGGTTTTCTTAGGTTAAAGCTTAAACCCATGAGAATACTTGATGTAGTGGAAACTAAAGGTGATAATAATTATAAAAAGTATGCTGAAGAAAGTCCTAGTTTCTTAGCAAGGCGTCAGCAGCATATTAATTTTGAAGTTCTAACTAAAATGGAATTTACCCCTGAAAATGATAAGGAGACAGCAGGAATTGCATTAATTCAAAATAATAATCATCAATTTAGGCTTGAATATTCAATGGAAAATGGACATAAGGTTGTACGTTTAGTTAGCTGCAAGAGAGAATGCAAGGAAAATTATGTAATAGATTATGAGGGGAAGAATATTGAATGCACAATTAATAGTAAAGTTTTTGAAGCAGATGTACTGTATTTAAAGGTAACAGCTATTGGTCAGGAATATAATTTTTATTATGGTTCTTCATTAGATGAAATGAAGCTTTTAGCTGAAAATGTAGATGGGAGAATATTGAGCTGGGAATTAGCAGGTGGTTTTATAGGAACCTGTATAGGTTTATTTGCAAGTAGCAATGGAGAAGCTAGTTGTAATCATGCTGATTTCGATTGGTTTGATTATGAAGGAAAATAA